The following are encoded together in the Hyalangium ruber genome:
- a CDS encoding adenylate/guanylate cyclase domain-containing protein: MQTPPPQPAPTAPVATTRLPLAARLLLLILAVAVPPLVGLGLAMMNVNEGALLHSARELHLSIALDVRRALREELERARQQSAAIGYLMLAPDVGTQEEREKLADSQLAFSTSLDFVSFYSLEGERLGTLKARGVAEPDTPATLPTALLTEVPEQGLRVLGLTMAGELPSLRVLQRASVEGKPLAYLLTHVRLKPLVDQLQVLSTEWDGLEEGVYVVDAERRVVLHPTRSRLGASLAESDFFAAIGREVSFHSDFVAASDFEAEMPMFGALVTVPEVGWAIVVQRSQPLTFKTLRDMRLSVGLALGLCALVALVGAWLGARQLSRPIQALVRATRSIAARSFTQVEGEVETRADELGHLGRSLGEMARSLESSEKELVEQTRVRTALSRYLSADVVELIAREPGRLRLGGERREVTVLFSDVCGFTRLSESLPPETVVALLNELFTFATEIIHRRGGIIDKFIGDSVMAVWGTPESHPDDARQAVEAAMELRRWVETGNRRWRQKWGVEIQLAMGLHTGTVVAGNLGSEKRMEYTVIGDAVNVAARLESMAQPGQILVSAATRERLGEEAEVLRHLGERALHGRNATTQVFEVAA, from the coding sequence GTGCAGACCCCTCCCCCTCAGCCCGCGCCTACCGCGCCGGTAGCGACCACTCGCCTGCCGCTGGCGGCCCGACTGCTGCTGCTCATCCTCGCGGTGGCGGTGCCGCCGCTGGTGGGGCTGGGGCTGGCGATGATGAACGTGAACGAGGGGGCGCTGCTGCACTCGGCGCGCGAGCTGCACCTCTCCATCGCGTTGGATGTGCGCCGAGCCCTGCGGGAGGAGCTGGAGCGCGCCCGACAGCAGAGCGCGGCCATCGGCTACTTGATGCTCGCCCCCGACGTGGGCACGCAGGAGGAGCGCGAGAAGCTGGCCGACTCGCAGCTCGCGTTCTCCACCAGCCTGGACTTCGTGTCGTTCTACAGCCTGGAGGGTGAGCGCCTGGGCACCCTGAAGGCGCGGGGCGTCGCCGAGCCGGACACGCCCGCGACGCTGCCGACGGCGCTGCTCACGGAGGTACCCGAGCAGGGCCTGCGGGTCCTCGGGCTGACGATGGCGGGAGAGCTTCCCTCCCTGCGCGTGCTGCAGCGCGCGAGCGTGGAGGGCAAGCCCCTGGCCTACCTGCTGACGCACGTGCGGCTGAAGCCCCTGGTGGATCAGCTCCAGGTGCTGAGCACGGAGTGGGACGGCCTGGAGGAGGGCGTGTACGTGGTGGACGCGGAGCGGCGGGTGGTGCTGCACCCGACGCGCTCGCGGCTGGGCGCCTCGCTGGCGGAGTCCGACTTCTTCGCGGCAATTGGCCGGGAGGTGTCCTTCCACTCGGACTTCGTGGCGGCCTCCGACTTCGAGGCCGAGATGCCGATGTTCGGCGCGCTGGTGACGGTGCCCGAGGTGGGCTGGGCCATCGTGGTGCAGCGCTCGCAGCCGCTCACCTTCAAGACGCTCCGGGACATGCGGCTCTCGGTGGGGCTGGCGCTGGGGCTCTGCGCGCTGGTGGCGCTCGTCGGCGCCTGGCTGGGGGCCCGGCAGCTCTCGCGTCCCATTCAGGCGCTGGTGCGCGCCACGCGGAGCATCGCCGCGCGGAGCTTCACCCAGGTAGAGGGCGAGGTGGAGACGCGGGCGGACGAGCTGGGGCACCTGGGGCGCTCGCTCGGGGAGATGGCGCGCTCGCTGGAGAGCTCCGAGAAGGAGTTGGTGGAGCAGACGCGGGTGCGCACGGCGCTGAGCCGCTACCTGTCCGCGGACGTGGTGGAGCTCATCGCCCGGGAGCCGGGCCGGCTACGGCTGGGAGGCGAGCGGCGCGAGGTGACGGTGCTCTTCTCGGACGTGTGCGGCTTCACGCGCCTGTCGGAGTCGCTGCCGCCGGAGACGGTGGTGGCGCTGCTCAACGAGCTGTTCACCTTCGCCACGGAGATCATCCACCGGCGCGGCGGCATCATCGACAAGTTCATCGGCGACAGCGTAATGGCGGTGTGGGGCACGCCCGAGTCGCACCCGGACGACGCACGCCAGGCGGTGGAGGCGGCGATGGAGCTCCGTCGCTGGGTGGAGACGGGCAACCGGCGCTGGCGGCAGAAGTGGGGCGTGGAGATTCAGCTGGCCATGGGGCTGCACACCGGCACGGTGGTGGCGGGCAACCTCGGCAGTGAGAAGCGCATGGAGTACACGGTCATCGGCGACGCGGTGAACGTAGCGGCGCGGTTGGAGTCGATGGCGCAGCCGGGGCAGATCCTCGTGAGCGCGGCGACGCGGGAGCGGCTGGGCGAGGAGGCCGAGGTGCTGCGCCACCTGGGCGAGCGCGCGCTGCATGGCCGCAACGCCACCACGCAGGTGTTCGAGGTGGCCGCGTGA
- a CDS encoding serine/threonine-protein kinase — protein sequence MSTEPDARLGRTLAGRYHLQRVLGRGGMGTVYEAEHVGLSRQVAVKVLHTHIATAPGAVMRFQREARLMARLQHPGAAQVYDFGEEAGELFLVMERLQGETLDTVTFREGPLSIPLAVEVVAQVLEVLEASHALGIVHRDLKPGNVMLLGELSAPRVKVLDFGLAQLVDGSPQERITVSGMVHGTPGYMSPEQCRGEPLDGRADLYALGCVLHELLIGQPPFGEMPVAEVMSGHLYRPPAPLRQLRPHLSIPPALDTLVLECLAKMKEQRPDNAQVMRLRLRQSLSLPISLAQAPRGEGKKKERPLPAPQPSKTEVPSDAPVGVMEAGGLANPHGVGTALAAAGFRVVPCVEGVSVGDVRALIIVPEAGGDALPLARQLASRPHGPPVLLCGEDDLTVMTRAIEGGVYDYIPLPLDPVDLSRKVARALRARR from the coding sequence GTGAGCACCGAGCCCGATGCGCGACTGGGGAGGACCCTGGCCGGGCGCTACCACCTGCAGCGCGTGCTGGGCCGGGGCGGGATGGGGACGGTGTACGAGGCGGAGCACGTGGGCCTGTCCCGCCAGGTGGCGGTCAAGGTGCTGCACACGCACATCGCCACCGCGCCGGGAGCGGTGATGCGCTTCCAGCGCGAGGCCCGGCTGATGGCGCGGCTCCAGCATCCAGGAGCGGCCCAGGTGTACGACTTCGGCGAGGAGGCCGGAGAGCTCTTCCTCGTCATGGAGCGACTCCAAGGCGAGACGCTGGACACGGTCACCTTCCGCGAGGGCCCGCTGTCCATCCCGCTGGCGGTGGAGGTGGTGGCGCAGGTGCTGGAGGTGCTCGAGGCCTCCCATGCGCTGGGCATCGTCCACCGGGACCTCAAGCCCGGCAACGTGATGCTCCTCGGGGAGCTGTCCGCCCCTCGCGTGAAGGTGCTGGACTTCGGCTTGGCGCAGCTGGTGGACGGCTCGCCTCAGGAGCGCATCACCGTCTCGGGCATGGTGCATGGCACGCCGGGGTACATGTCTCCTGAGCAGTGCCGAGGAGAGCCGCTGGACGGGCGCGCGGACCTGTACGCTCTGGGGTGCGTGCTGCACGAGCTCCTCATCGGGCAGCCGCCTTTCGGAGAGATGCCGGTCGCGGAGGTGATGAGCGGGCACCTGTACCGCCCTCCCGCGCCCCTGCGGCAGCTGCGGCCCCATCTCTCCATCCCGCCGGCGCTGGACACGCTGGTGCTCGAGTGCCTGGCGAAGATGAAGGAGCAGCGCCCGGACAACGCCCAGGTGATGCGGCTGCGGCTGCGCCAGTCGCTCTCCCTTCCCATCTCCCTGGCCCAGGCGCCCCGAGGCGAGGGCAAGAAGAAGGAGCGCCCCCTGCCGGCGCCCCAGCCCTCGAAGACCGAGGTGCCCTCGGATGCTCCCGTGGGAGTGATGGAGGCGGGGGGCCTCGCCAATCCTCATGGAGTCGGCACGGCGCTCGCCGCGGCCGGCTTTCGCGTCGTGCCGTGCGTCGAAGGGGTGTCCGTGGGCGACGTGCGCGCACTGATCATCGTCCCCGAGGCCGGAGGTGATGCACTGCCCCTGGCGCGCCAGCTGGCCTCACGTCCTCATGGGCCGCCGGTGCTGCTGTGCGGCGAGGACGACCTCACGGTGATGACCCGTGCCATTGAAGGTGGAGTCTATGACTACATCCCGCTTCCGCTGGATCCGGTGGACCTCTCTCGCAAGGTGGCTCGTGCCCTGCGGGCGCGCCGCTGA